Proteins encoded by one window of Chryseobacterium foetidum:
- a CDS encoding T9SS type B sorting domain-containing protein, translating into MNKNLLSYIALFLVCTSALFKSQTYQLAGNPVNTTGWTVVAPTTTQVNGTDAFVQLTPDTNNQSGSIRLNDPINLKFCDKWRVEFDFRMDSNQTANGDGLAFWYLQNPPVASVLGSGLGVSQNAVGLIVGFDTYNNTTTAVMSKVHVAYGQVANTTDQNNVEFFNVAGSSFHSPDLNTTMPFQGTTYKHVEVTAEVSTASPTGWTIQIKIDGTTICNQPFVPSGTAAAMTQGYFGFSASTGGNRSRHSIKNVKIYTDKVPLLQPTISQSNCPNPTTGFATVNLTAFNNQFVANPANFTFTYFVQGNPTPIAIPATFQYNANTTIIVRVKDNAGLLCDNADGRIQLTLGDFTASNVTLSTCNNNYATTATFNLTLAAVTSTPGATKKYYKNIQDLNNNVNEITNPATYVSAPGKVYVKVTSPQGCTGNAEITLSFSPLPVATDATLQTCFKTEVGLIGTFNLTTANVSSQSGITKVYYTTLDNAVNNINPIADPTAHDASNSVVYVKITGTNSCWVIRKITLTVIPPTRSAVLKDKIICIEDRTTLDAGPGFASYEWSTGATTQSITGVPVGSYWVRLQTGTCFTMQMVNVKAAGNPTISSLDIKNNTITVNVSGGTPAYQYSLNGTAWQTSNVFTGLPRGENKIFVKDSYDCEPVQIQVTVPNLLNAITPNGDNVNDVIDYTALAYKKNLVFTVYDRYGNKKFEADKIRNFKWDGTSGNKKLPTGTYWYTISWNEDDKNNTQTVYNGWVLLKNRE; encoded by the coding sequence ATGAATAAAAATCTATTGTCTTATATAGCACTTTTTCTCGTTTGTACCAGTGCTTTATTCAAATCCCAAACATATCAGCTCGCCGGAAACCCTGTAAACACAACAGGATGGACTGTCGTTGCTCCTACAACAACACAGGTTAACGGCACAGACGCTTTTGTGCAGCTTACACCAGACACCAATAATCAATCGGGTTCAATCAGGCTAAACGATCCTATCAACCTTAAATTTTGCGATAAATGGAGGGTAGAATTCGATTTCAGAATGGATTCTAACCAAACTGCAAACGGTGACGGACTTGCCTTCTGGTATCTTCAAAATCCACCGGTAGCCAGTGTTTTAGGTTCGGGATTAGGTGTTTCGCAAAATGCTGTAGGTTTAATAGTGGGTTTTGACACTTATAACAATACCACGACAGCCGTAATGAGTAAAGTTCACGTAGCTTACGGACAGGTTGCCAATACAACAGACCAGAATAATGTTGAGTTTTTCAACGTAGCAGGAAGCTCATTTCACTCCCCGGATCTGAACACCACAATGCCTTTTCAGGGAACGACTTACAAACATGTAGAAGTAACTGCCGAAGTGAGTACTGCAAGCCCGACGGGATGGACAATTCAGATAAAAATTGACGGAACAACAATCTGTAACCAGCCTTTTGTACCATCCGGGACAGCAGCAGCAATGACTCAGGGATATTTTGGATTTTCAGCTTCTACGGGAGGGAACAGATCAAGACATTCTATTAAAAATGTAAAAATCTACACCGATAAAGTTCCGCTTTTACAGCCTACCATTTCGCAGTCCAACTGCCCAAATCCTACGACAGGCTTTGCAACAGTGAATTTAACAGCATTCAATAATCAGTTTGTGGCCAACCCGGCCAACTTTACCTTTACTTATTTTGTTCAGGGAAATCCTACACCGATCGCTATTCCTGCAACATTTCAGTACAATGCCAATACGACTATTATTGTTCGAGTTAAGGATAATGCGGGTCTTCTCTGCGACAATGCAGATGGAAGGATCCAGCTCACATTAGGAGATTTTACAGCATCCAATGTTACACTTTCAACCTGTAACAATAATTATGCAACCACTGCGACATTCAATCTTACATTAGCAGCGGTGACATCCACACCTGGAGCAACCAAGAAGTACTATAAAAACATTCAGGATCTGAATAATAATGTAAACGAAATCACAAATCCTGCAACGTATGTTTCTGCTCCCGGAAAAGTTTACGTAAAAGTAACCTCTCCACAGGGATGCACAGGAAATGCTGAAATTACACTGAGCTTCTCCCCTCTTCCTGTGGCCACTGATGCCACTTTGCAGACATGTTTTAAAACAGAGGTTGGTCTGATAGGAACATTTAACCTTACCACCGCAAATGTATCTTCACAATCGGGGATTACAAAAGTATATTATACAACATTAGACAATGCCGTAAACAATATCAACCCTATTGCTGATCCTACGGCTCACGACGCATCCAATTCGGTGGTTTATGTGAAAATAACAGGAACAAACTCCTGTTGGGTTATCAGAAAAATTACTCTTACTGTGATCCCACCTACAAGATCTGCGGTTTTAAAAGATAAGATTATCTGTATTGAAGACAGAACGACCCTGGATGCAGGGCCTGGCTTTGCGAGTTACGAGTGGAGTACCGGCGCTACAACGCAATCTATTACCGGAGTTCCCGTGGGAAGCTACTGGGTGAGACTTCAGACCGGAACTTGCTTTACCATGCAGATGGTAAACGTAAAAGCTGCCGGAAATCCTACAATTTCAAGTTTAGACATTAAAAACAATACAATTACAGTCAATGTTTCTGGCGGAACTCCTGCTTATCAGTACTCTTTAAATGGTACAGCATGGCAGACGTCTAATGTATTTACTGGTTTGCCAAGAGGCGAAAACAAGATTTTCGTTAAAGATTCTTATGATTGTGAGCCGGTTCAGATTCAGGTTACTGTACCCAATCTTTTGAATGCGATTACACCTAACGGAGATAATGTAAATGATGTGATTGATTATACAGCGCTTGCTTACAAAAAGAATCTTGTCTTTACGGTATACGACAGATATGGAAACAAAAAGTTTGAAGCAGACAAAATAAGAAACTTCAAATGGGACGGGACTTCGGGCAACAAAAAACTTCCTACAGGAACATACTGGTACACTATTTCCTGGAACGAAGACGACAAAAACAATACACAGACTGTTTATAACGGCTGGGTTTTATTAAAAAACAGGGAGTAA
- the rnhA gene encoding ribonuclease HI, with the protein MRIEIYTDGACSGNPGKGGYGILMRVPEKNYQKTFSKGFRKTTNNRMELLAVIAALEKLKSAENDIHIFTDSKYVSDAINQNWISGWVKRGWKNVKNPDLWKRMIPLYNTYQPKFHWIKGHAGHFENELCDRLAVAAAAGSNLEVDINFEAPENGGLF; encoded by the coding sequence TTGAGAATCGAAATTTACACAGACGGCGCATGCAGCGGAAACCCCGGAAAAGGCGGTTACGGAATTCTGATGCGTGTTCCTGAAAAAAACTATCAGAAAACTTTCTCAAAAGGTTTCAGAAAAACCACCAACAACAGAATGGAACTTCTTGCTGTGATTGCCGCTCTCGAAAAACTGAAGTCGGCGGAAAATGACATTCATATTTTTACAGACAGCAAGTATGTCTCTGATGCCATTAACCAGAACTGGATTTCGGGTTGGGTAAAACGCGGATGGAAAAATGTAAAAAATCCTGATCTCTGGAAAAGAATGATCCCGCTGTATAATACTTATCAGCCAAAATTCCATTGGATTAAAGGTCACGCCGGCCATTTTGAAAATGAGCTCTGTGACAGACTTGCCGTTGCTGCCGCCGCAGGATCAAACCTTGAAGTAGATATCAACTTTGAAGCGCCTGAAAACGGCGGACTTTTTTAA
- the dnaB gene encoding replicative DNA helicase, with the protein MAQKETLSSLTQGNFARELSISDGKMPPNAVEFERLVIGTFLIDKKGLDHSIDLLTPEVFYDPRHQVIFRVILKLYEGNHPVDIMTIIQELKKEEKLNLAGGDHYIIELTMGVSSSAHIEYHVRVILEKYILRSLINVSANVIDSSYKESTDVFELLDKAEQSFFEITNGTIKKGFDTANSLVKQAIETIKSLKDKEGLSGVPSGFRDIDKETGGWQNSDLIIIAARPAMGKTAFILSMARNIAVGHKIPMALFSLEMASVQLITRMIASETRISSEKLRKGTLDDEEWQRLFSNVSELENAPLYIDETPSLSIFDFRAKCRRLVMQHGVKMVMVDYLQLMTAGGGSGKGSGNREQEISMISRSLKAIAKELNIPVIALSQLSRSVETRPGKRPQLSDLRESGAIEQDADIVSFIFRPEYYKITTWDNDEEGAETSTENQAELIIAKHRNGATADVRLSFLKHFAKFGDVEEAFNMNSGGNFNEPSGFEKIKTTIQPGAAFDLPDNSKLSGSSMNDFDDEEDFPF; encoded by the coding sequence ATGGCGCAGAAAGAAACATTATCATCACTTACCCAGGGCAACTTTGCCAGAGAGCTTTCCATTTCAGATGGGAAAATGCCTCCCAATGCAGTAGAATTTGAGCGATTGGTAATCGGAACTTTTCTTATCGACAAAAAAGGTCTGGACCATTCCATAGACTTACTAACGCCGGAAGTTTTTTACGATCCGAGACATCAAGTGATCTTCAGAGTAATTCTTAAGCTTTACGAAGGCAACCATCCCGTTGACATCATGACCATCATTCAGGAACTTAAAAAAGAAGAGAAACTGAATCTGGCAGGTGGCGATCATTACATTATTGAACTGACGATGGGAGTAAGTTCAAGTGCGCACATTGAATACCACGTAAGAGTAATTCTCGAAAAATATATCCTCCGAAGCCTCATCAATGTTTCAGCAAACGTTATTGATTCCTCGTATAAAGAATCTACCGATGTTTTCGAGCTTTTAGACAAAGCAGAACAGTCATTTTTCGAAATCACCAACGGAACAATAAAAAAAGGATTTGATACTGCCAATTCTTTGGTAAAACAGGCTATTGAAACCATTAAATCTTTAAAGGATAAAGAAGGACTTTCGGGTGTACCTTCCGGCTTTAGGGATATCGATAAAGAAACCGGAGGCTGGCAGAATTCCGACCTTATTATCATTGCGGCACGTCCGGCAATGGGAAAAACGGCGTTTATTCTTTCCATGGCAAGAAATATTGCTGTGGGTCATAAAATTCCGATGGCATTATTCTCTCTGGAGATGGCATCTGTACAGTTAATTACCAGGATGATTGCTTCGGAAACAAGAATTTCATCAGAAAAATTAAGAAAAGGAACACTGGATGACGAAGAATGGCAGAGATTATTCTCCAACGTTTCTGAACTCGAAAATGCTCCACTCTACATAGATGAAACCCCTTCACTTTCCATCTTCGATTTCCGTGCTAAATGCCGGAGACTGGTGATGCAACATGGCGTAAAGATGGTGATGGTAGATTACCTTCAGCTGATGACCGCCGGTGGAGGAAGTGGAAAAGGAAGCGGAAACCGTGAGCAGGAGATTTCGATGATTTCCCGATCTCTAAAAGCCATCGCAAAAGAACTGAATATACCTGTAATTGCACTTTCACAGCTTTCAAGAAGTGTGGAAACACGGCCGGGAAAAAGACCTCAGCTTTCAGATTTGAGGGAATCCGGTGCGATCGAGCAGGATGCGGATATCGTATCATTTATCTTCAGACCTGAATATTATAAAATTACAACCTGGGATAATGATGAAGAAGGAGCAGAAACCTCCACAGAAAATCAGGCAGAATTAATTATCGCAAAACACAGAAATGGTGCCACAGCAGACGTGAGATTATCGTTCCTGAAGCATTTTGCTAAATTCGGTGATGTGGAAGAGGCGTTTAATATGAATTCCGGAGGTAATTTTAATGAACCGAGCGGATTTGAAAAAATTAAAACCACCATTCAGCCGGGAGCAGCATTTGATTTGCCTGATAATTCCAAACTTTCAGGTTCATCGATGAATGATTTTGATGACGAGGAAGATTTTCCGTTTTAA
- a CDS encoding gliding motility-associated C-terminal domain-containing protein, whose translation MKKLLLLFILISSQLFYAQSDCSSAIPICGNLDISYTPNGHGTQELPITNVPPTLCLKTGEHFSVWYKFTIATSGTFNFIIDANVDTNDYDFAVYGPDPDCTPATLVNPIRCNYAGSSPTGNTGLAAVTNTYFEAELNVIAGQVYYLLVDNFQSTANGFSLSFGGTATLLTPFDNQYAQSYQPNPFIAPLPIKVCENPTIFNFNTLSAGIINGNPNFSVQYYLNASNALDEQSPINTPISVNVNNVYYYAISYVDPVNPTSFLNQCREFGTVTFVDRSFKLSNVTLTECNNNNKGTAVFNLSAAAINPTSIPNLVLKYYPSMTDLNAGTNEIIAPGSYTSNEKTVYVKATNQYDCTYIAQIQLKFYPTIVLTPATLESCFIETATTTAKFDLTSAVVTTQSGFTKKFYKTLADANNGTNEIIPADSYITASTDVYVRVFDTNGCWAITKITLIVLPPVKSAILKDKTICMEDRTTLDAGPGFLSYEWSTGATTSSISGVPVGAYWVKLQTGKCFTTQNVNVYPSDQPVVSSLDITNNTVTITANGGNPAYQYSINGTTWQTSNVFTGLPRGENTFYVKDSFDCDPVIVTVTVPNLVNAITPNGDNVNDAVDYTALAYKKNLVFTVFNRYGNKVYEADKIRNFKWDGTSGGKKIPTGTYWYTITWTEDNKNSTQTKYSGWILVKNRE comes from the coding sequence ATGAAAAAACTACTACTCCTTTTTATTTTAATATCATCACAATTATTCTATGCGCAGTCAGATTGTAGTTCTGCCATCCCGATCTGTGGTAATTTAGATATTTCTTACACCCCGAATGGCCATGGCACGCAAGAACTACCAATTACCAATGTTCCACCAACTTTATGCCTGAAAACTGGTGAACATTTCTCGGTTTGGTACAAGTTTACCATTGCTACGTCTGGAACATTTAATTTTATAATTGATGCAAACGTAGATACCAACGATTACGATTTCGCAGTTTATGGACCTGATCCAGACTGTACACCTGCAACGCTTGTAAATCCTATCAGATGTAACTATGCAGGATCTTCACCTACTGGAAATACGGGACTTGCAGCAGTGACTAACACCTATTTTGAAGCAGAACTTAACGTTATTGCAGGACAGGTCTATTATCTTTTGGTAGATAATTTTCAAAGTACTGCCAATGGCTTCTCATTATCTTTTGGTGGAACAGCTACGTTACTTACCCCTTTTGATAATCAGTATGCTCAATCCTATCAGCCAAATCCTTTCATTGCACCTCTACCAATCAAGGTCTGTGAAAACCCAACAATATTTAACTTTAATACTCTTTCTGCAGGCATTATAAACGGAAATCCAAACTTTTCTGTTCAATACTATCTGAATGCATCAAATGCCTTAGATGAGCAGAGTCCGATAAACACGCCGATTTCTGTAAATGTAAATAATGTATACTATTATGCAATAAGCTATGTAGATCCTGTAAATCCCACGAGCTTTCTTAATCAATGTAGAGAATTTGGAACTGTAACTTTTGTTGACCGATCATTTAAGTTGAGCAACGTTACACTTACGGAATGTAACAACAACAACAAAGGGACTGCAGTATTCAACCTTTCCGCTGCTGCAATAAACCCTACTTCAATTCCTAATCTTGTACTCAAATATTATCCTTCGATGACAGATTTGAATGCGGGCACCAATGAGATTATAGCTCCAGGCAGCTACACCTCAAACGAAAAGACTGTCTACGTAAAAGCTACCAATCAGTATGACTGTACTTATATTGCGCAAATTCAACTTAAATTTTATCCAACGATAGTATTAACTCCAGCAACTTTGGAATCTTGCTTTATTGAAACGGCTACTACCACAGCAAAATTTGATCTTACTTCAGCAGTTGTCACAACACAGTCTGGTTTTACAAAAAAATTCTATAAAACCTTAGCGGATGCCAATAACGGAACAAACGAAATTATACCAGCTGACAGCTATATCACAGCAAGCACGGATGTGTATGTAAGAGTTTTTGACACTAACGGATGTTGGGCAATTACAAAAATCACCCTGATTGTACTTCCTCCTGTAAAATCTGCAATCCTTAAAGATAAAACTATATGTATGGAAGACAGAACAACTCTGGATGCAGGACCAGGTTTCCTAAGTTATGAATGGAGTACAGGAGCAACTACATCCAGCATCTCAGGAGTTCCTGTGGGAGCTTACTGGGTGAAGCTTCAGACAGGGAAATGCTTTACTACGCAGAATGTAAATGTTTATCCAAGCGATCAACCTGTTGTTTCTTCTCTAGACATAACAAATAATACGGTAACAATTACTGCTAATGGAGGAAATCCTGCGTATCAATACTCTATCAACGGTACAACGTGGCAGACTTCTAACGTATTCACCGGATTGCCAAGGGGTGAAAATACGTTTTATGTGAAAGATTCTTTTGATTGTGATCCAGTAATTGTGACAGTGACTGTTCCGAACTTGGTAAATGCAATTACACCAAACGGCGATAATGTAAATGATGCAGTAGACTACACAGCGTTAGCATATAAGAAAAATCTGGTATTTACAGTATTCAACCGTTATGGAAACAAAGTTTATGAAGCTGATAAAATCAGAAACTTTAAATGGGACGGTACTTCAGGAGGAAAAAAAATCCCTACCGGAACATATTGGTATACCATTACCTGGACTGAGGATAACAAAAACAGCACGCAGACAAAATACAGCGGCTGGATCCTCGTTAAAAACAGAGAATAA
- a CDS encoding T9SS type B sorting domain-containing protein, giving the protein MKKYLFILTLLVTQLMFAQQDCVTAIPVCRDSDIALTPGGVGNVEEAETGGCLSGESNSLWLTFSVETAGTLTFVITPTGPGANNIDYDWALYGPNHNCANVNATPLRCSYAGSGSAFFPVTGLNMTATDTTENAGGDGFVKYIDVLPGQVYYLLLNNFSPTIAPFSLSFGGTATLLTPFDNSSAQVYQPYPFLEPGENQDGEITICSNPATFDFSTLSAQILNNNTNFVVKYYRSATDALDDFNPITTPIVVNAANTYTYAISYVDPTQPTSFLNQCREFNTINFLDKSFQLTPVTLTECSNNNTGTATYDLTAAAIGATPNLTLQYYPSMAALNAGTSQITVPYAYTAAAGSVFVKATNEFDCVTIVEIKLTFHPTVSVTEATLRACFIEGNPSTGLFNLESAVVNLDSGTTKEYYPSETDAINQTNKILNFGTYTAPNGVVYVRVMNGNGCYTVAKVTLIVIPPVYSTVLVDKVICMEDKTTLDAGPGFDGYEWSNGETTQSISDVGVGTYWVKLQTGDCWAKQEVKIFPSEQPVVSNIEISNNTITVFTVGGTPAYSYSLDNNNWQDSNIFKDLSRGDHTIYVKDAYDCEPIVVNVVVPNIINVITPNGDGINDVIDYSALSNKKNLILNIYDRYGTKIHQADKMNNFKWDGTVGGKKVPTGTYWYSVTWNENNKNSTPIKFSGWVMLKNRE; this is encoded by the coding sequence ATGAAAAAATATCTATTTATTTTAACCCTTCTCGTTACTCAACTGATGTTTGCGCAGCAAGACTGTGTAACGGCAATCCCGGTATGTAGAGATTCTGATATTGCACTTACACCGGGTGGTGTAGGAAACGTTGAAGAAGCAGAAACGGGGGGATGTCTGAGTGGGGAAAGTAATTCTCTTTGGCTTACCTTCAGCGTCGAGACTGCGGGAACTCTTACTTTCGTGATTACGCCTACCGGACCTGGCGCAAACAATATTGATTACGACTGGGCACTGTACGGCCCAAATCACAACTGTGCCAATGTGAATGCAACACCTCTCAGATGCTCATACGCTGGATCAGGAAGTGCTTTTTTTCCCGTTACCGGTCTGAACATGACCGCTACTGACACTACAGAAAATGCTGGCGGAGATGGTTTTGTGAAATACATTGATGTTTTACCGGGACAGGTTTATTATTTACTTTTAAATAATTTCTCTCCTACCATTGCACCATTTTCTTTATCATTCGGAGGAACAGCAACTTTGCTAACGCCTTTCGACAATAGTTCTGCTCAGGTTTATCAACCCTATCCATTTTTAGAACCAGGTGAAAATCAGGATGGTGAAATTACAATCTGCAGCAATCCGGCAACATTTGATTTCTCAACTTTGTCTGCACAGATTTTAAATAACAACACCAATTTCGTTGTAAAATATTACAGATCTGCTACAGATGCTTTAGATGACTTTAATCCTATCACAACCCCGATTGTTGTGAATGCCGCAAATACTTATACGTATGCAATATCTTATGTAGACCCAACTCAGCCAACAAGTTTCCTTAATCAGTGTAGGGAATTTAATACTATTAATTTCTTAGATAAATCTTTCCAGCTTACACCGGTTACACTTACAGAATGTAGTAATAACAATACCGGAACAGCAACATACGATCTTACTGCCGCAGCCATTGGCGCTACTCCTAACCTTACTTTGCAGTATTACCCATCAATGGCAGCACTGAACGCCGGCACAAGCCAGATTACCGTTCCGTATGCTTATACAGCTGCTGCAGGTTCCGTATTTGTAAAAGCCACCAATGAGTTTGACTGCGTAACGATTGTTGAAATAAAACTGACATTCCATCCTACTGTTTCTGTGACTGAGGCTACTCTCAGAGCATGTTTCATCGAAGGCAATCCTTCAACAGGACTTTTTAACCTTGAAAGTGCAGTCGTAAACTTAGACAGTGGAACAACCAAAGAATATTATCCGTCTGAAACAGACGCAATCAATCAAACGAACAAGATTTTAAATTTCGGAACATATACCGCTCCTAACGGTGTTGTATACGTGAGAGTAATGAATGGAAACGGTTGCTATACAGTTGCCAAAGTTACTTTAATTGTGATTCCTCCGGTTTATTCGACTGTCTTGGTTGATAAAGTAATCTGTATGGAAGACAAAACCACCCTTGACGCAGGACCTGGTTTTGATGGATATGAGTGGAGCAACGGTGAAACTACACAGTCAATTTCTGATGTAGGTGTAGGAACATATTGGGTGAAATTACAGACAGGTGACTGCTGGGCAAAACAGGAAGTTAAAATATTTCCTTCTGAGCAACCAGTGGTCTCAAACATTGAAATTTCCAATAATACTATTACAGTATTTACAGTGGGAGGAACGCCGGCATACAGCTATTCACTAGATAATAACAACTGGCAGGACTCGAATATATTTAAAGATCTGAGTAGAGGCGATCATACAATATATGTAAAAGATGCTTATGACTGTGAGCCGATTGTGGTGAATGTAGTTGTTCCGAACATTATCAATGTTATTACACCAAACGGAGACGGCATAAATGATGTAATTGATTATTCCGCACTGTCTAACAAAAAGAATTTAATTCTGAATATATACGACAGATACGGAACAAAAATTCATCAGGCAGACAAAATGAACAATTTCAAATGGGACGGTACTGTAGGTGGTAAAAAAGTACCTACCGGAACCTACTGGTATTCGGTTACATGGAATGAAAATAATAAGAATAGCACTCCAATCAAATTTTCAGGATGGGTAATGTTGAAAAACAGAGAATAA
- a CDS encoding MFS transporter — translation MISLSPLQTLKNVEFRNLLTGRFFIVLAFRMLATLLGWWVYQLTKDPFSIGLIGLSEVIPAVSCALYAGHVIDTNEKKKLLLICTYAYVFLIGLLLIPAFYSSELHFTGHQITYFIYAVIFFTGIARAFIGPIVPSMIPKIVKQINLPNAITLNQATFLISSVCGHAAGGFLIEFYGIKWTVLTVVILITVSSVFFWQLNKQFSEHKKGSVKVMESIREGVSYIYKTKEILGALYLDMFAVLFGGAVAMIPVFATDILKSGADGLGLLNAASDIGSMIIITTLALVPLRKNQGKILLVAVAGFGICIIGFGLSNYYWLSFLFLVMSGMLDGISVVIRGTIVQLKTPDHIRGRVLSVNSIFIMSSNEMGQFESGLAAKLLGAVRSVVIGGSLTVLIAVLVGSTNPKLRKMQY, via the coding sequence ATGATTTCACTCTCTCCGCTGCAGACATTGAAAAATGTTGAGTTCAGAAATCTTCTTACCGGAAGATTTTTTATTGTTTTGGCTTTCAGAATGCTCGCTACATTGTTGGGATGGTGGGTGTATCAGCTGACAAAAGACCCTTTTTCCATCGGACTTATCGGACTTTCTGAAGTGATTCCTGCGGTAAGCTGTGCTTTGTACGCCGGGCACGTTATTGATACCAACGAGAAAAAGAAACTTTTACTGATTTGTACTTACGCTTACGTTTTCCTGATTGGGCTTTTGTTGATTCCGGCATTCTACAGTTCCGAACTTCATTTTACTGGTCATCAGATTACTTATTTTATCTACGCTGTCATCTTTTTTACGGGAATTGCAAGGGCTTTTATCGGACCGATAGTTCCTTCTATGATTCCTAAAATTGTAAAACAAATTAATCTTCCCAATGCGATCACGCTTAATCAGGCAACATTTTTAATTTCATCAGTTTGCGGTCACGCTGCCGGCGGATTTTTGATTGAATTTTACGGAATTAAATGGACCGTTTTAACGGTTGTGATTCTGATTACAGTTTCATCTGTATTTTTCTGGCAGCTCAACAAACAGTTTTCTGAGCATAAAAAAGGAAGTGTAAAAGTAATGGAAAGCATTCGCGAAGGCGTTTCGTACATTTATAAAACCAAAGAAATTCTCGGAGCTTTGTATCTGGATATGTTTGCTGTACTTTTTGGAGGAGCAGTAGCCATGATTCCCGTTTTTGCAACCGATATATTAAAATCCGGAGCAGACGGTTTAGGTTTATTAAACGCAGCTTCAGATATAGGCTCGATGATTATTATAACAACCTTGGCGTTGGTTCCACTCAGAAAAAATCAGGGTAAAATTTTGCTTGTTGCTGTAGCAGGGTTCGGAATTTGCATTATTGGTTTCGGACTTTCAAATTACTATTGGTTATCATTCTTATTCTTAGTGATGAGTGGAATGCTGGATGGAATTTCGGTAGTGATCCGGGGAACCATTGTACAGCTGAAAACTCCTGATCACATTCGTGGCAGGGTTTTGAGCGTAAACTCAATATTCATTATGTCGAGCAACGAAATGGGACAATTTGAAAGCGGTCTGGCTGCAAAACTTTTAGGCGCTGTAAGATCTGTGGTTATTGGCGGGAGTTTAACGGTGCTCATTGCGGTACTCGTGGGAAGCACAAATCCGAAATTAAGGAAAATGCAATATTAA